AAGGGGACATCATTCCCGTTATGGGAATTGTCCATGACAGGCTCACGGTGGAAATTGCCAGAGGCTGTACGAGAGGGTGCAGGTTCTGTCAGGCAGGATATATCTATCGCCCCGTAAGAGAGTTGAGCCCGGGTAGGGTGATCGAGAGAGTGTTAAGGGGGGTTGAGAAAACCGGATATGAGGAAGCATCTCTTCTTTCTTTGAGTACAGGCGATTATTCGGCAATACAGGTTCTCCTGCCCCTTATTACGAAAATGCTGGAGAAATACCGTACGGCCGTTTCTCTGCCATCCCTTAGAGTTGGAACCCTTACGGAAGAAATGATCGGGGCGATCAAAAGGGTAAGGAAAACGGGGTTTACTCTGGCTCCCGAAGCCGGTAGCGAAAGGCTCAGAAGGGTTATAAACAAAGATATCAGCACAGATGAGCTGATGACTACGGCGGAGAAGGTTTTCAAATCGGGATGGAAGCTGTTAAAGCTCTACTTTATGATAGGCCTGCCTGCAGAAAGAGAGGATGATCTTGAGGGCATTGTGTCTCTCTGTCGGGAACTCTGGAAACTCGGGAAACCCCACCGGGCAAGATTAAACGTATCCGTTTCCACCTTTGTTCCCAAGCCTCATACTCCTTTTCAGTGGTGCGGTCAGGCTTCCAGAGAGGTCATTGCCGAAAAATTGGCCTATCTTAAGGATCGTCTGAGGCGCTTTAGAGGGGTTACCCTTAAGTGGCACGATCCGGGGCAGAGTTTCTGGGAAGCCGTTATGGCACGAGGTGACAGGCGTCTTTTCGACGTAATTTTAAGGGCCTGGGAAAAAGGCGCTCGCATGGATGGATGGACAGAGCAGTTCAGGGAAAACATCTGGTACGAAGCTGCGGCAGATTTCGGCATATCGCCCGGAGAATACGCCCTGAGAAGCATCGCCTTTGAAGAAGTGTTACCCTGGGACCATTTATCAACCCTTGTGGATAAACAATACATTTTCGAAGAATACGGAAAGGCGCTCTCCGGCGAGTATACCGGTGACTGTCGTTATCGGGGCTGTACCGGTTGCGGTGTTTGTGATTTCAGGGAGATAAAGCCGGTGATCTGGGGTAACGATTCCCTGAAGCTTGAACTTGAAAGGAAGTACGAAAAAGAGCGAATGCACCTTGATGGTGAAGTCGGGGAATTCTGGTATCGATTTTACTATGTAAAAACGGATCTCGCCCGTTTCTTTTCTCAAACGGACCTTCAGCGATTGCTGGCACGAGCGGCCCGTAGAGCGGCTATTCCACTCGCCTATTCTAAAGGATTTCACCCCCATCCCAGGATATCCTTTGTGGATGCAGTACCCGTGGGCATGGAAAGCCTCTGTGAAACCGGCTACCTGGCTCTGACGCATAAGATGGATCCTGAGGAGATTCTTAAGAGATGGAATTCGGAACTGCCGGGCTCTGTAGAAATTGCACGGGTGTGCGAAGTGCAGGGAAAACCGACCATACATATCCCCGAGGAGATGTGGTATCGGGTTGAAGGGCTTGGAGATGAAGAGGTTCTTACGCTGTCACGGTGGCTGAATAGCCTGTCAGATAACGATATCCTTGAGGTGCCCAAGGCGAAGGGTATCAGAAAGGTGTTGTTGAAGGATGTGATGATGGTTATGGAATTTACCGGGAAAAATTCTATTCTGGTTGGCCTTAGAACGAAGGAAGGACTTATCGTCAGGCCGCAACATATTCTCAGACATGCAGGTATTGACGAAGAAAGGATAGCGGAATTGAGAATGGTCAAAGTTGGTTATGAGAGACCGAGAGAGTTGACTCACGAGGTGTTCAATGCCTTGTGAACTGATTATCAATGCAGCATCTTACGAAACCCGGGTGGCTCTCGTTGAAGATGGTCACGTTGCAGAGTTCTACATTGAGCGAAGGTCCGATAAGACCATTGTCGGCAACATCTATAAGGGACGGGTGGTAAAGATTCTGCCCGGTATGCAATCGGCCTTTGTTGATATCGGCCTTCCTAAGGCGGCCTTTCTCTACGTAGGGGATGTGTGTTTCACTCCGGACGAAGTCTTCATGGACGCCTTTGTCGATGAGATGGAAAACGGGGTGGACAAGGATGAAGGGGTTTCTCTTGAGACCGGTTTTGATAGGGAAAGGCCCTCCTGTGTTCCGATAGAAGATCGCCTTAGAGAAGGTCAGGAAATTCTCGTGCAAATTTCCAAGGAGCCTCTGGGAAACAAAGGAGCAAGGGTCACGACGCACCTGACAATTCCGGGGAGGCATCTCGTGCTGATGCCCATGGTCAGGCACGTTGGAGTCTCCCGGAGAATAGAGGATGAAACGGAAAGGGAAAATCTTCGTGAAATGGTTCGTTCCATGAAGCCTCCGGAATACGGCTTCATAGTCAGGACTGCCGCGGAGGGGGCCGACAGAGAGAAACTTAAGGCAGAAATGGAGTTTCTTCTAAAACTCTGGGAGGGAATTCAAAAGAGGGCGGCTGCCTCGCCCGTTCCTTCTCTCGTGCATAGAGAACTGGATATTGTTCTCAGGGCGGTTAGAGATCTTTTCACCCGGGAAGTCGAGCGGGTGGTGGTGGATTCCGAACGGGAATACAACAGAATTATTCGCTTTGTGGATTCTTTTATGCCCTCTCTGAAGTACAGCGTTGAGCTCTACAACGGAAGCCGTCCCATTTTCGAAGCCTACGGCATAGATGTGGAAATTCAGCGTGCCCTGAACAAGAAGGTGTGGTTGAAATCAGGCGGTTACATAGTGATAGAAACCACGGAGGCCCTAACGGCGATAGATGTCAACACGGGCCGCTATGTGGGAAAGAGGAACTTTGATGAAACCATATTGAAAACAAATCTCGAGGCCGTCAAGGAGATAGCCTATCAACTGCGGCTGAGAAATATCGGTGGGATAATAATCATAGACTTTATCGACATGGAAAAGGGTGCGGACAGGGAAAGGGTATTTCAGGCTCTTGTTGAGGCCGTCAAGAAGGATCGAAGTAAAACCAAGGTTCTGAGAATGTCAGATTTTGGCCTGGTGGAAATGACGCGAAAACGAACCCGTGAAAGCCTTGCGAGGCTTCTGCAGGAGCCCTGCCCTTACTGTGATGGTACGGGTTACGTGAAGTCCCGGCAGACGGTCTGCCACGAAATACTCAGAGCTCTTGAAAGAGAGAGGAAAGAGCTTTTGGGAAGGAAGGTCCTTATAAGAGCTCATCCGGACGTTGTGGCTCTTTTCTACGACGATGAGCGTCAGGCCTTTGAGGAAGCCGAAGAGGCCTTAATGGGCAGGATCTATCTTAAAGGAGAACCCGACTTTCATGTAGAACAATACACTATTGAACCTCTGGATGCTTCTACAAAAGAAGGGGGTCTTTCGGAGGCTTGAGACAGATGTCGGTAATTGTGGCGATTGCCCGAAAGCTTGAATCCAGACGAAGCGTCAAGTGGATTGTTTACGGTAGCATTATCGGTGTTGTGAGCGCCCTCGGAGCCGCCTTCTTTTTCGTCTGTCTGGAATGGGGCAAGTTTTTTTGTTTTGAGTACCTGGCGGGATTTAAGTTGACTCATCCTGCGGGGGAGCATCTCGTACGCAGGGAGGTTTCTACCGAATTCCGAAGGTGGCTCATGGTGTTGCTTCCTGCAATAGGCGGGTTGATTTCGGGCTTCATCGTCTATACCTGGGCTCCTGAAGCGGAGGGTCACGGTACCGATGCCATGATCGATGCCTTCCACAACCGTAAGGGCCTGGTCAGATGGCGGGTGCCCTATGTAAAAAGCCTTGCATCAATTGTAACGCTGGCAACAGGGGGTAGCGCCGGTCGTGAAGGCCCGATAGCTCAGATAGGATCCGGTTTTGGATCCTGGCTTGCCCAGGTTTTGAACCTTAGCGCCCGGGACCGAAGAATAATGCTTCTGGCGGGATGTGCCGGTGGACTGGGCGCAATATTTCGTGCGCCTATTGGCGGAGCGCTCACGGCCGTTGAAGTTCTCTACCGTGAGGATTTTGAGTCCGAAGCAATAGTTCCCTGCGTCATATCTTCCGTGGTGGCCTATTCACTTTTTACCACGGCATTCGGATTTCAGCCCATCTTTGATATTCCCCATGTTAGGTTTACCAACCCGAAGGAGCTTCTTTTGTATGCGATGCTTGCACTGATATGTGTTCCCTTCGGATTTCTCTACGTAAAGTTTTTTTACGGCCTCAGAGACCGTTTTTTTCGGCCTTTGCCGTTAAAAAATCATTTTAAGCCGGCATTGGGCGGTCTGGTCGTGGGACTCATAGGACTCGGGTTTCCTCAGGTCCTCAGCGGGGGTTACGGCACAATACAGCAGGCTCTTTACGGTCAGTTAAGTGTTTCTCTGATGTTTGCCCTGGCCTTCATGAAAATTATGGCAACCTCTTTTACCATATCGTCAGGAGGGAGCGGTGGTGTCTTCGGCCCTTCACTTTACATAGGCGCCATGATCGGTGGTGCCGTGGGGCATCTGGGCAATATCCTTTTTCCCGGTGTCGTAAGCCATCCCGGGGCATTTGCCCTGGTGGGTATGGGTGCTTTTTTTGCCGGGGTTGCCAAAGCGCCTCTTGGAGCACTTATGATGGTAAGTGAGATGACCCAGGGTTACGGTCTGCTGGTTCCGCTGATATTCGCCTCGACCATCACGATGATCCTTTCTCAAAAATGGCACCTTTACGAAAAACAGGTGCTTAACAAATTCGCTTCGCCTGCTCACAGGGCCGAGGCGGTGGTTAACGTTCTGCAAGGGCTCACGGTAAGAGATGTCTGTCCCACCGACCGGTCCGTGACGATGCTTCCTATCGATATGACCCTGGGCGAGCTGAAACGGTTGATGGCCAGAACCGACGAAACCTTCTTTCCCGTTGTGGATCAGTCATTCCGCTTGAAGGGGATACTGGCGCTTCCGAGAATACGGGGAGTGGTTCTGGAGGAAGACGTCCTGTCCGATCTGGTCGTGGTAGGGGAACTGATGTCGGATCCGGTTTTCATAAGATGGGACGAGAGCCTGGATCAGGTGCTGATAAAATTTCTGAAATCCGGCTATTACAGACTTCCGGTGATAAATGATGCCGGTGAATTTGAGGGAATGTTTGGGCTTGATGAGCTGGTTTCGGCTTATCATAGTGAAATAACCCGTTTGAAAGGGGAGGAGTAGAAAGGTGACCGTGGAGAAATCGAAAGAGCTTTACGAAAGGGCCTGCTCTGTTATGCCCGGTGGTGTAAACAGCCCGGTAAGATCCGGAAAGGCCGTGGGAAGCATTCCCGTTTTTGTAAGCAGTGCTTCGGGTGCTTATATCTGGGACGAAGACGGCAATCGATACGTTGACTACGTCTGTTCCTGGGGACCGCTTATACTCGGCCATGCTCATCCTGCTGTGGTCTCGGCGATTAAAGATGTTGCAGAGCGGGGCACGTCCTACGGTATTCCCACAAAGCTTGAAGTGGATATGGCCGAACAGGTTGTGAAAATGGTTCCGTCGGTGGAGATGGTAAGATTTGTCAACTCCGGCACAGAAGCCACGATGAGTGCTCTTCGCCTTGCCAGAGCAGTTACAGGCAGGAAGAAAATTGTGAAGTTCGGAGGTTGTTACCACGGTCACAGTGACTGTCTTCTGGTCAGCTCCGGATCGGGAGTGGTCACGCTGGGAATTCCCGGAAGTCCCGGGGTACCGGAAGAAATCGTCACCCATACCGTGTCGCTTCCCTATAATAACCTGTCGGCAGTGGAAAAGGTATTCGATGAGATGGGAAAGGAGATAGCCGCGGTCATCGTTGAACCCGTTGCCGGTAATATGGGAGTCGTTCCACCGGAAAAGGGGTTTTTGGAGGGATTGAGAAATCTTTGCGACAGGTGGAGCGCTCTTTTAATATTCGACGAAGTAATAACGGGTTTTCGTTTATCTCCGGGTGGAGCACAGCGGTATTACAACGTTATGCCCGACATAACCTGTCTGGGGAAGATTATCGGAGGAGGTCTCCCTGTCGGGGCTTACGGGGGCAGGTCTGAAATAATGAGGGAAGTTGCTCCTTCGGGGAAGGTCTATCAGGCGGGAACACTTTCCGGAAATCCTCTGGCAATGGCCGCCGGTCTTGCGACCCTGAAGATTCTCGAAACCCCCGGTTTTTATGAAGACCTGGAAAAGAAGTCGGCCTATCTCGAGAAAGGGCTTAGAGAGGCGGTGTCGGATGCGGGGGTTGAGATGGTGCTTCAGAGGGTGGGGTCTATGGGTTGCGGTTTTTTCCGGAGCGGTGCGGTGAAAAACTTTGAAGATGCCATCAAAAGTGACACTAATGCTTACGCTCTTTTCTGGCGTGGGATGCTAGAAAATGGCATCTATCTGGCTCCTTCCCAGTTTGAAGCTTTTTTTGTGAGTTCGGCCCATAGTTATGAGGACCTGGACCGCACAATTGATGCGGCTCGAAAAGTTCTTAAGAACATGAGAGGAAAAAAAGATTGACGCATTCAGAAAACCTGTGTTAGTAAGCGTTGTGAATAATTACACGAAGTAGGTCTTATGAAAGAAGAGACTAGGCGCTATGTAAGGCAACTGGTCAGGGCCTCGGCCGTAGGTTTTTCGGTTGCCTTTGCGATTTTTATCGGCGTGGGTATCGGCTTCTGGCTGGATACCAGCTTCGGGACCTGGCCGTGGCTTACGGTGATTTTTATGATTTTCGGTATAATTGCGGGTTTCAGAAATTATTATCGCTTTGCAAAACGCCAGCAAGATGAGGAACGTCGGGGGCTGTGACGGAAGCGGGTTATGAAATAGTCCGGAAAGTAAAGATTCTGCATGTGCTGCTGGGTTCGGCCAGTGTGGTGGTTGTGAGTTACCTTTGGAAGGGGGCGGCACTGAGCGTTTTCCTTGGGTGGGTTCTGATGGCCTGTAATTTTGAATTGCTTGAGTGGCAGATGAAGAGGATTTTCTGTCGTGGTCAGAAGCCCCGGAATAGGTTTGCCGTAATGGTCAAATACTATTTGAGGTTTGTGGTCCTGGCGTTGATTATGTGGCTTGTGATTGCCGAGAAGCTGGTCAAGCCCCTGCCTTTTGCTGCAGGGCTTTTCCTGCTGGGGATAAGTTTCGTCGTGGTGGCCTTTGAGATGTTCATAAAACAGGCTTTGGGAAGAGAGGTGTGAGAAATGGAACATCCGGTTTTGTTTTTACCCATGCTGCTTCAAAAGCTCGGATTACCGGTGGTTCTGAGTGCCGACGAAGCCCAGACGTTTTTACAGAAACTGCTGTTACCCCACGTTATCTACACGTGGTTGCTGATGGTTCTGTTGATCTCCGTTGGCTGGGCCGTGGGCAGGAAGATAGAGCTTGTTCCCGAAGGAGGGCAGAACTTTTTTGAGACCGTTCTCGGTGGGCTTGAGGACTTCATGGTGGGAATTGTCGGAGAAGAGGGGCGCTTTGTGTTTCCTCTTATAGCTTCACTTGCTCTTTTTATACTTTGCAGTAACTACATGGGTATGATTCCGGGATTTTATGCTCCTACGGCAAATCTCAATACAACTCTGGCCTGTGCAATCATCGTTGTGGTTTACACTCATGTAATCGGAGTAAAGTTTCACGGCCTTAAGTATATAAAGCATTTTATGGGACCGGTTCTGTGGCTGGTGCCTTTGATGATGCCCATCGAAATCATAGGCCATCTTGCAAGGGTTATGAGTCTTTCCATCCGTCTTTTTGGGAACATCTTTGGTGAAGAGCTGGTTCTGGCTATTCTGTTCTTCCTTGCCGGCATGTATCTGGCTCCCCTGCCAATGATGGTGCTGGGGTTGTTCACGGGCTTTATTCAGGCTTTCATATTTTGCGTGCTTTCCATGATGTATTTTGCCGGAGCGATGGAAGAAGCACACTAGGTTTTGGAAGGAAGGCCGGAGGTGTTGGTGGTTTATAGATTTTTCAAACTCAATCAATTAAATCAAAGGAGGTACGGTGTTATGCTTCGTAGGACTGGGTTGTTGACGGTGCTCTTCTCGCTTGGTTTTGCTGCTCTGGCGTGTGCTGCAGAGGAAGCCGGTGTGGGTGCAGATGTTACGGTAACGGGATTGAAGTTCTTCTCCTGGTCGGCTCTTGCAGCAGCCGTCGCTATTACCTTCGCAGCAGCCGGTTGTGGTGTCGGTCAGGGACTTGCCGTGAAGGGATCGGTTGAGGGTGTTGCCAGGAACCCTGAGGCATCCGGTAAGATCACGGTTACGATGTTGATCGGTCTGGCGATGATTGAGTCCCTGACGATTTACGCACTGGTTGTGGCGTTGATTCTGATCTACGCAAACCCGGTGAGCAAGCTTATTCAGGGATTTATCGGTCTCGCCGGCCACTAAAGAATCAGCGGGTTTTTTAACGAGGGCCGGTTACAGGGTGAGGGGGGGATGTGAATCTTCCGCTCACCCTGTTTTCAAAAAGCGATTTTTAGAGGTTGTGGTTTTATGAAGTTTACGAAGATTCCGCTGGCCACGATAAACCGACTGTCCGTTTATCTGAGGGTGCTGGAAGACCTTCTTGAAGACAATACGGACGTCATATCTTCTGAAAGGCTGGCGCGTCACTGTGGGGTGAATCCCGCGCAGATCAGGAAAGACCTTGCCTATTTCGGAGAGTTCGGGGTTCGAGGTGTGGGTTATCGGGTTGTGGATCTCATTTCGCAGATAAAAGAAATTCTCGGCCTGAACCGAACCTGGAACCTGGCAATGGTTGGAGTAGGTAACCTGGGGTCTGCCCTCATAAGACACGGAAACTTCATTAAACATGGTTATGTCTTCGCCGCAGCCTTTGATATAGATCCTGAAAAGGTGGGGAAGAAGCTACCAAACGGGCTAATAATCAACCATGTTGATGAGCTCGAAGAGGTTGTAAAAGAAAGGAATATTCATATAGGGGTTATTGCCACGCCTGCCAGTGCAGCTCAAAGCGTTGCCAATCAGCTCATTCTTGCGGGTATAAACGGGATATTGAACTTTGCTCCCGTGCAGATTCAGGTACCCGACTGCTGTCACGTGGAAAACATTGACTTTACCATCAAGCTTGACAGTATAGCCTATCATCTCTCCACAAATTTCTAAATTTATAATCCGCTGTTTTCCTTTAAAAGTCTGTCCATGGGTATGTATGTTGCGTTCATGCGCTGTGAAATGATGTAACCATATCCCATGGCCATGGGGTCCAATTCCGTGTCCACGTATACGGCCTGGATTCCTTTGCGGCGTATTTCACGGGCCAGAGCTAAAGTTTCTTCCAGCGGATCGGAGCCGTAACAGCTCACGTTGGGGCGTCCGTCGGAGAAGACCATTATTACCGGTACGGCTTCGGGATTTTTTTGCATTTCCTGATTAAGGTGCTTGAGAGCAAGACTCAGGCCCTTTGCCAGAGGAGTCCTTCCCCCAACGGGTAGTTCTTCAACTCTGGATATGGCGTCGTGCATGTTGTGAGTCAGGGGAAGCAGGACCTCGGCATCGGTATGCCTGAAGGTAATGATTCCGAGTTTGTCTCGGTGTAAATACATGTCCCGTATAAGGGCTTCGATTATACCCTTGGTCCTGCTCATTCGATTATTGGTTCTCATGGAAGCACTGGAGTCGATGACAAGCATAAGGGTAAGTCCCGTTTTCCGACGCCGCCTGTTAAACCTCAAATCCTGGCTTTTTATTACGACTTTGCCGTTCATACCTCTTTTAAGCTGGTATGGTGCGGCCGCACGGAGTGTACCGGATAGGGAGAGGTCGAAGTCCCGGTCCTGAGGACCGGGCAGCCGAAGTCCTGAACAGATGCCCGATTTGTGGCGCGAAGGAAAGGGGAACCTCCTGCCAGGGTGTGATCCGGGTTGGATGCGATACCAGGGAATTTGAGGAATGACGGGTATATGAGATCCGGGGCAGAGATGGGTTACGCAGGAAAGAGGCGATGCGGCCGATACTTTATCTTTGGTATGAGGCGGTTTGTTCTGATAAAGAGGTTTCCATTCTCCTGATGTTCTGTCCTGATGAGTTTCGTGCTGGTCTATCAGTTGCACAAGCTTTTCTTCGTCGAATTCTTTGCGTTCGAGGGGGTTTTTCTTGACCCTGTGAGGCAGGCTGAGCCTTGCGGCCATGTGGATGTCTTCTTTTCCGACCTCCGATTTTTCCTTTAGAGCCGCATGTGCTCTGGCCGCTTTAACAATGGTAATCTCGGCTCTGTGCCCGTCTGTTTCCATCGCCATTGCCAGGCGGGCGGCAAGCTCGTACATTTCATCGGGTATAATGATGCGGTTAAGATTTTCTCTTGCCCGCCTGATAACTTCTCTAAGCCGGGTATCTTCGGCCGCCCACTGCTTTCTGAAACCCTCCGGGTCGGTTTCAAAGGCAATGCGGCGCTTTATTATTTCGAGCCTTTCTTCCACGGATGCCGCAGCTTTCACGGAAACACAAAGGCCAAAGCGGTCAAGGAGCTGGGGTCTCAGGTCTCCCTCCTCGGGGTTCATGGTCCCTACCAGAACAAAGCGGCTTGCGTGAGTAAAGCTTATACCCTCTCGTTCGACGATATTGACCCCCGACGCCGCAACGTCGAGTAGAAGATCGACGATCTGATCGTTCAGCAGGTTTACCTCATCGACGTAGAGTATGCCTCTATGGGCTTCCGCCAGCAGGCCCGGTTCGAAGGCCTTTTTTCCTTTTTTTATGGCTTCCTCGATGTCAATTGTTCCCAGTAGTCGGTCTTCTGTAGTTCCTATGGGAAGGTTGACCAGGCGAATAGGTCGCTGAACTACGGCCAGGGTTTCTCCATTGCGTACCCTATCCCGACAAAGAGGGCACAGGCTGTCGGTGTCGTCAGGATCACACTGGAAGGGACAGTTTTTAACAACCCTTATTTCGGGCAGAAGGTCTATAAGGGCTCGAACTCCTGTTGATTTTGCAGTACCCCGTTCTCCTTTTATCAGAACCCCGCCTATGGACGGATCGATTACGTTGAGAAGAAGTGCGGTCTTCATCAATTCCTGACCTACCAGAGCCGAAAAAGGATACCTGATTTTTTCCATCGATCCCAGTACCCCTCAATTTCTTGTGAAAAAATTTTTTTGAGTTGTTGCTGCCGCTGTCAGATAACACTTCAGGCCGTGATGGTCAAGCCTTCTGCGCCGTGTCATGTTGAATTCCTAAAACCCTGAGAGGTTCTTAGTGCCGCTTGCAAAAGTGACTGCGCTGTGGTAGCTAACTTTGCCGCTTAATGTAATAAACCGGCTCTGCGCCAGGCTAAAACAGATTATCAGGAGACATTAAAACCGATGGCCTGTATAGCTCCGCTAAGGGGAATTCGCTACAACGAAAAGGTGATCGATCGGTGGGAAAACATCATCACGCCCCCTTATGATGTTATAAGCCCTCAAGAACGTGAAGATTTCCGAAAACGCAGTGAATATAACTTCGTTCATCTGGATTTACCTCGTGACCTGGGCGAAAGTACTGATGGGGATGCCCCTTACCGAAAGGCAGCCGATCTTTATAAAAAGTGGCTCAACAGTGGCATACTCATTCAGGATCTGGAGCCTTGCTTCTACTATTATGAACTGGACTTTACACTGCCCCATGATGCCGCTTTGCATACCCGTAAGGGTTTTATCTGCCTTTTGAAGCTTGAGGAGTTCTTTTCGGGATATGTCTACCCTCACGAAAGAACTTTTTCCAGGGTTAAGGAAGACAGGCTGAAGCTGATGCAATATTGTAAGGCTCAGTTTAGCCCCGTCTTTGCCCTTTATTCCGATCCAGACGACTACGTAACGGATCTGTTTGAAGCCTCTGAAAAAGGCGAACCGCTCGTTCGGTTTCGAGATGTTCAGGGAATGAATCACAGGATCTGGAAACTCTCTGACCCGGGTGTTTTGAAGAGGATCGGTGAATTTTTCCGGGATCGGGATATTTTCATTGCCGACGGTCATCATAGATACGAAACCGCTCTGGCCTACAGGGATTTGAAACGCTCGGAGTTGAGGAATCATAACGATCCGACGATGCCCCATGAGTACTGTCTGATGTACCTTTCTGCAATGGAAAATCCCGGACTTACCATCCTGCCCACCCACAGGATGTTCGTATCTTTTCCCGTTGAAAGGTGGGATTACTTCCTGGAGAAAGCCGGGGAATTTTTTGAAGTCGAAAAAGTTGACTGTACGGATGAAGGTCTGGAAGTTGTTAGGCAGGGTTTAAAGGAGGCTCTTGCAGATTCCAGGACGGCTTTTGGTTGTGCCTGTAGAGATAGAGGATCTCTGGCTCTTCTTATGGGAAGGACGGAGAGTATATTTGCTTACCTGAGGGACTCCGGCGTGGCTCCCTGTTTCTACGATGTAGATGTGGTTATTCTGGATAGGTTGGTTTTCGGTGAGCTTCTCGAGTTGCCGGTTTCCTTACTGGAAGACGAGAGGGTTCTGCACTTCTGTCGCGATATTGATGAAGCCTTTAAGTCCTTGCAGGATGGTTCTTATTCGGCCGGTTTTTTCATAAATCCTACCAGGATTGAACAGGTCTGCAGGGTTGCAAAATCCGGCTACACGATGCCTCACAAGGCAACCTACTTCCATCCAAAGGTCGTGAGCGGACTTGTGCTGTTTTCCATGGACGAATCAGAAAAAATTGCCGGGTTCAATTAAAATCGTTTGTTCCCGTAGAAAACAGATGGAAATTACACGGGATACTCTTTTTGGAGGGCGGCTGGTTGTTTATCAGAGAAGAAGAGGTTACCGATTTTCCGTTGATTCGGTAATTCTTGCAGGTCTTACCCGTGTAAAGGATGGTGATGTTGTCCTGGATCTCGGTTGTGGTTGTGGTGTCGTTGGGCTTATACTTCTTTACCGCCATCCCGGGGTGAAGGTCATAGGGGTTGAAATTCAGGAGTCTTTGTATGAACTTGCCGACATGAATATCAGAGAAAACGGATACCACGGAAGAATGATTCTTCACAGGGGTGACTTTCGTGATATAGATAAATTCCTGGATCCGGAAAGCGTTGATCTTGTTGTTTCCAATCCACCTTACCGTCGGGTGAATACCGGACGGTTGAATCCTGATGAAGAGAAAGCGGTGGCACGTCATGAGCTTTTTGCAACCATCGACGATGTTTTTTCCGTTGCGGCAAGGGTACTGAAACCAAAAGGCAGGGTGTCTTTGATTTATCCGGCTTTCCGGCTTGATGACCTGATAGTTTCGGCGTGGAAACGGGGGTTTCGCCCGAAGCGACTTACCGTGATTTATTCGGATTCCGAAAGTCCGGGCATGCTTGTACACGCCGAATGTGTCAAGGGAGCCGGTCAGGAAGTACGGATTGCGCCGCCCTTTTGCATTTATGAAAGAGATTCAAAGAATTATACTCCGGAAATGCAGAAGTTTTATGAACCCTAGTTAAAATTTAGCCTGTTTGCGGAGGAGGGTTTAAGAATGGATTTAGGGCTTAAGGGAAAGGTTGCTTTTGTGGCGGGTGCCAGCCAGGGGCTGGGGAAGGCCGTGGCTATGGAGTTGGGGCGTGAAGGAGCAAGGCTTGCCATATGTGCTTTGGACGATCCCGAGCTTCCAAGGGCTGTGGAAGAGATCAAGGGACAAACTGGAGCTGAAGTGATAGGAATACCTGCCGATGTAAGCCGCCCGGAAGAAGCGCGGGATTTTGTCAGGAAGGCTCTTGAATATTACGGAACTGTTGACATTCTGGTAAACAACGCCGGGGGGCCGCCTTCGAAACAGTTTCTGGAAATCGACGATGATCTGTGGGAGTTTGGCTTTCGTCTGAATCTCCTGAGCACGATCGTAATGACCCGAGAAGTTGTGCCCGTAATGAAGGAGAAACGCTGGGGCAGAATAATCAACATGACCTCCATATCGGTCAAGCAACCCATTGACGGGCTTATCCTTTCCAACACGATACGTATGGGAG
This sequence is a window from Thermodesulforhabdus norvegica. Protein-coding genes within it:
- a CDS encoding AtpZ/AtpI family protein, whose product is MKEETRRYVRQLVRASAVGFSVAFAIFIGVGIGFWLDTSFGTWPWLTVIFMIFGIIAGFRNYYRFAKRQQDEERRGL
- the atpE gene encoding ATP synthase F0 subunit C; the protein is MLRRTGLLTVLFSLGFAALACAAEEAGVGADVTVTGLKFFSWSALAAAVAITFAAAGCGVGQGLAVKGSVEGVARNPEASGKITVTMLIGLAMIESLTIYALVVALILIYANPVSKLIQGFIGLAGH
- a CDS encoding ATP synthase subunit I, with amino-acid sequence MTEAGYEIVRKVKILHVLLGSASVVVVSYLWKGAALSVFLGWVLMACNFELLEWQMKRIFCRGQKPRNRFAVMVKYYLRFVVLALIMWLVIAEKLVKPLPFAAGLFLLGISFVVVAFEMFIKQALGREV
- a CDS encoding redox-sensing transcriptional repressor Rex; this translates as MKFTKIPLATINRLSVYLRVLEDLLEDNTDVISSERLARHCGVNPAQIRKDLAYFGEFGVRGVGYRVVDLISQIKEILGLNRTWNLAMVGVGNLGSALIRHGNFIKHGYVFAAAFDIDPEKVGKKLPNGLIINHVDELEEVVKERNIHIGVIATPASAAQSVANQLILAGINGILNFAPVQIQVPDCCHVENIDFTIKLDSIAYHLSTNF
- the hemL gene encoding glutamate-1-semialdehyde 2,1-aminomutase, which gives rise to MTVEKSKELYERACSVMPGGVNSPVRSGKAVGSIPVFVSSASGAYIWDEDGNRYVDYVCSWGPLILGHAHPAVVSAIKDVAERGTSYGIPTKLEVDMAEQVVKMVPSVEMVRFVNSGTEATMSALRLARAVTGRKKIVKFGGCYHGHSDCLLVSSGSGVVTLGIPGSPGVPEEIVTHTVSLPYNNLSAVEKVFDEMGKEIAAVIVEPVAGNMGVVPPEKGFLEGLRNLCDRWSALLIFDEVITGFRLSPGGAQRYYNVMPDITCLGKIIGGGLPVGAYGGRSEIMREVAPSGKVYQAGTLSGNPLAMAAGLATLKILETPGFYEDLEKKSAYLEKGLREAVSDAGVEMVLQRVGSMGCGFFRSGAVKNFEDAIKSDTNAYALFWRGMLENGIYLAPSQFEAFFVSSAHSYEDLDRTIDAARKVLKNMRGKKD
- the atpB gene encoding F0F1 ATP synthase subunit A, whose amino-acid sequence is MEHPVLFLPMLLQKLGLPVVLSADEAQTFLQKLLLPHVIYTWLLMVLLISVGWAVGRKIELVPEGGQNFFETVLGGLEDFMVGIVGEEGRFVFPLIASLALFILCSNYMGMIPGFYAPTANLNTTLACAIIVVVYTHVIGVKFHGLKYIKHFMGPVLWLVPLMMPIEIIGHLARVMSLSIRLFGNIFGEELVLAILFFLAGMYLAPLPMMVLGLFTGFIQAFIFCVLSMMYFAGAMEEAH